One genomic segment of Sanyastnella coralliicola includes these proteins:
- a CDS encoding sulfurtransferase, protein MVRFGGLVVLGMLLFSCGEPSDSAVIEETVEHPADSVAVDVTPSSLLSLQEYSDLIHSEQRLLLIDMRRLDEFKEGHIPGAHRIWRNHIQSADYEYGGMAADRERMESLLDSLGATAETMVVVYDAKGGCDAARFWWLLKMYGHPDVALLDGGWQAWRQSGKFAETGIPKAPIREGFSFRNEVDRSSYVGLNGLIRASGDSTVLLVDTRTINEFTGAFMKKGAVRAGHIPGAIHYDWGNAVEMGQSWMLKPLEDIQHDLTELGITPEKKIITYCHTGVRSAHTTFVLSELLGYENVKNYDGSWTEWSHMDHLPLAMDVKQE, encoded by the coding sequence ATGGTACGTTTTGGAGGATTAGTCGTACTCGGAATGCTGCTGTTCAGTTGCGGTGAACCTTCGGATTCTGCAGTGATAGAAGAGACTGTTGAGCATCCCGCTGACAGCGTTGCGGTTGATGTGACTCCATCGTCCTTGCTTTCCCTACAGGAGTATTCAGACTTGATCCATTCTGAACAACGCCTGTTGTTGATTGACATGCGCAGGCTGGATGAATTCAAAGAGGGGCACATACCAGGTGCGCATCGCATTTGGCGTAATCACATTCAAAGTGCTGATTACGAATATGGCGGGATGGCGGCTGATCGTGAACGTATGGAGTCCTTGCTTGATTCTTTAGGCGCTACCGCGGAAACGATGGTGGTTGTTTACGACGCCAAAGGAGGATGTGATGCTGCTCGATTTTGGTGGCTCTTGAAAATGTACGGACACCCAGATGTGGCCCTCCTTGATGGAGGGTGGCAAGCTTGGAGGCAATCGGGTAAGTTCGCTGAAACAGGAATTCCGAAGGCTCCAATTCGTGAAGGCTTTAGCTTTAGGAATGAAGTAGATCGATCGTCATATGTCGGATTGAACGGTCTCATTCGCGCTAGCGGAGATTCAACGGTTCTTCTAGTTGACACCCGCACGATCAATGAATTCACGGGGGCCTTTATGAAGAAGGGGGCAGTTAGAGCTGGACATATCCCAGGAGCTATTCATTACGACTGGGGGAATGCCGTTGAAATGGGACAAAGTTGGATGTTGAAGCCGCTAGAAGATATCCAGCATGACCTCACAGAATTAGGAATTACGCCCGAGAAGAAGATCATTACCTACTGTCACACTGGAGTGCGTTCTGCGCACACCACCTTTGTGCTCAGTGAACTTCTCGGTTACGAAAATGTCAAAAACTACGACGGTTCATGGACAGAGTGGAGCCATATGGATCACTTACCCTTAGCCATGGACGTCAAACAAGAATAA
- a CDS encoding sterol desaturase family protein, with product MSSAIQVMKDAFMGTVDWTWKSIIMDSSVPWYQNYFYGLIVISVAVYLLELAFPWRKEQKAIRKDFWLDGFYMFFNFFIFSIAIAGVYALLELGFQSVGISMKSIALVDMSAWPMALQLLVFFIVIDFVQWATHVALHRFEFLWRFHQVHHSVEEMGFAAHLRYHWMENIFYKPLKTIGVMVLGGFEPEQAYIVHFVAISIGHLNHANIHITWGPLRYVFNNPVMHLWHHVYHLPEGRTHGINFGISLSLWDYLFGTASIPKDDAHIKLGYPGVEDMPKGFWGQLLYGFRRKA from the coding sequence ATGAGTTCAGCAATTCAAGTCATGAAAGATGCCTTCATGGGCACAGTGGATTGGACATGGAAGTCGATCATCATGGATAGCAGTGTACCATGGTATCAGAACTACTTCTATGGATTGATCGTGATTTCAGTAGCCGTTTATCTCCTTGAACTCGCTTTTCCTTGGAGAAAGGAACAGAAAGCCATCCGTAAGGACTTCTGGTTGGATGGGTTTTACATGTTCTTCAACTTCTTCATTTTCTCCATTGCCATTGCTGGTGTTTACGCACTTCTGGAACTGGGCTTCCAGTCGGTAGGGATCTCTATGAAGAGCATTGCACTAGTTGATATGTCGGCTTGGCCAATGGCACTTCAGCTGCTCGTTTTCTTCATTGTGATCGACTTTGTGCAATGGGCTACCCACGTCGCTCTACACCGTTTCGAATTCCTATGGCGATTCCACCAAGTGCATCATTCAGTGGAAGAGATGGGCTTCGCAGCTCACCTCCGCTATCACTGGATGGAGAACATTTTCTACAAGCCACTCAAGACCATCGGGGTCATGGTCCTCGGAGGTTTCGAACCAGAGCAAGCCTACATTGTGCATTTTGTTGCTATTTCTATTGGACACCTTAACCATGCGAACATTCATATCACTTGGGGACCATTGCGTTATGTCTTCAACAACCCGGTGATGCACCTCTGGCATCATGTATACCACCTACCAGAAGGAAGAACTCACGGTATCAACTTCGGTATCAGCTTAAGTCTCTGGGATTATCTATTCGGAACAGCATCTATCCCCAAAGACGACGCCCACATCAAACTAGGTTACCCAGGGGTGGAGGATATGCCGAAAGGTTTTTGGGGGCAATTACTATATGGATTTAGGCGTAAGGCTTGA
- a CDS encoding NAD(P)-dependent alcohol dehydrogenase, which produces MMNATMQAVRVTEYGGPEVLKVETFQKPAPKPNEILIRNHAAAVTAADTFLRMGTPRLGRLFLGLRRPKNPIPGTGFAGVVEAVGAEVTDYMPGDRVCGESLFGFSTYAEYLVVEEDAVITHMPELMSYDEGAVFCDGAVTSWNFIREVANMKSGQRLMIIGASGALGTAAIQIAKEMDLHVTAVCSGANAELVTSLGADAVVDYKTTDYTKLNERFDVIYDTVGKSSFRACKAILKEQGQYVCPVLKGELFIDMLFRSKKHGKKAKFAATGTRKVVELRAMLLQLMEMYRNREIRMVMDRTYAMDEVVQAHQYVDSGRKRGNIVLSMEL; this is translated from the coding sequence ATGATGAACGCAACAATGCAAGCTGTGAGGGTTACTGAATATGGTGGTCCTGAAGTACTTAAGGTAGAGACTTTCCAAAAGCCAGCACCGAAACCGAATGAAATTCTGATTCGTAATCATGCTGCGGCAGTGACGGCTGCTGATACATTCTTACGTATGGGAACCCCGAGACTAGGTAGGCTCTTTCTTGGGCTTCGACGTCCGAAGAATCCAATTCCCGGGACTGGTTTTGCTGGGGTTGTTGAGGCGGTTGGTGCTGAAGTAACTGATTACATGCCTGGAGATCGTGTCTGCGGTGAGTCGCTGTTTGGATTTAGTACTTATGCTGAGTATCTCGTAGTTGAAGAAGACGCAGTCATCACGCACATGCCTGAATTGATGAGTTACGACGAAGGCGCCGTATTCTGTGACGGAGCGGTGACTTCATGGAACTTTATTCGCGAAGTAGCCAATATGAAAAGCGGCCAACGATTGATGATTATTGGAGCCTCGGGCGCTCTAGGTACTGCTGCCATTCAAATTGCAAAGGAGATGGATCTTCATGTCACGGCGGTGTGTTCTGGCGCTAACGCGGAATTGGTCACTTCACTTGGAGCAGATGCGGTTGTAGACTACAAAACGACGGACTACACCAAGTTGAACGAACGTTTCGATGTGATCTACGATACCGTAGGGAAATCGAGCTTCAGAGCTTGCAAGGCAATCCTCAAAGAGCAAGGACAGTATGTTTGTCCGGTGCTGAAGGGCGAGTTGTTTATAGATATGCTCTTCCGTTCAAAGAAGCACGGGAAGAAGGCGAAGTTCGCCGCTACTGGCACCAGAAAAGTAGTTGAACTTCGAGCGATGCTACTTCAATTGATGGAGATGTACCGCAACCGTGAAATCAGAATGGTCATGGACCGCACTTACGCCATGGACGAAGTAGTTCAAGCTCATCAATACGTAGATTCAGGAAGAAAGCGAGGGAACATCGTGTTGTCGATGGAACTCTAA
- a CDS encoding Crp/Fnr family transcriptional regulator — protein MKELLRNMISSFEALEPHEVDLIVDNSNVQAFKKGSVLLSEGQMSQECFFVLKGLVREYRIVNGEEKSTAFYSQGMPVTSFMSFNTETPSPSYLVCSEDSILTVGTKTLEDEMCARIPRLESVIRVEVEKVTAEGQEAFARFMTSTPEERYLRVMEERPDLLQRVPQHQLASYLGITPESLSRLRKRLVEKEKS, from the coding sequence ATGAAAGAACTCCTCCGAAACATGATTTCTTCCTTCGAAGCCCTCGAGCCACACGAAGTCGACCTCATCGTCGACAACTCGAACGTGCAGGCATTCAAAAAAGGATCTGTGCTATTATCTGAAGGACAGATGTCACAGGAGTGTTTCTTTGTACTGAAAGGACTAGTACGCGAGTACCGAATCGTGAATGGAGAAGAGAAGTCAACAGCCTTCTATTCTCAAGGGATGCCGGTGACTTCTTTTATGAGCTTCAATACTGAAACTCCCTCTCCTAGCTACTTGGTTTGTAGCGAAGACAGCATCCTCACTGTAGGTACGAAGACGCTTGAAGACGAGATGTGTGCTCGAATTCCAAGGTTGGAAAGCGTGATTCGAGTTGAAGTGGAGAAAGTGACTGCTGAAGGACAAGAAGCCTTTGCTCGTTTTATGACCTCTACTCCTGAAGAAAGGTACCTGCGTGTGATGGAAGAACGTCCGGATTTGTTGCAACGCGTTCCTCAACATCAACTAGCAAGCTACCTTGGGATTACCCCTGAGTCTTTAAGTCGATTGCGTAAACGACTTGTGGAGAAGGAAAAGTCTTAG
- a CDS encoding YdeI/OmpD-associated family protein, producing MVFSSPVFSEYNNVYSWHIEVPDDVYQHFKEQNIKRVLATIEGKVTIHCGLLSKGNGIYYIMLNKEIRKQLGLVAEQVVQVSLEEDTSEFGMAVCEELTEMLAQDEEGRAYFMKLTPGKQRNIIHWVGNVKSSDIRIRRAIVAMNHLKMQQGKLDFKLLHQEIKEANQSGL from the coding sequence ATGGTTTTCTCCTCCCCCGTCTTCTCTGAATACAACAACGTTTATAGCTGGCATATTGAAGTGCCTGATGATGTCTATCAGCATTTTAAGGAGCAGAATATTAAGCGTGTATTGGCGACGATTGAAGGGAAGGTCACCATACATTGTGGCCTTTTATCTAAGGGGAATGGGATTTACTACATCATGCTCAATAAGGAGATTCGGAAGCAGCTCGGACTGGTTGCGGAGCAGGTGGTTCAAGTGAGTTTGGAAGAGGATACGTCAGAGTTTGGGATGGCGGTCTGTGAAGAGCTAACAGAGATGCTTGCCCAAGATGAAGAAGGACGTGCTTACTTCATGAAGTTGACTCCAGGTAAACAGCGGAATATCATTCACTGGGTTGGGAACGTCAAGAGCTCGGATATTAGAATTCGCAGGGCGATTGTTGCGATGAATCACCTGAAGATGCAGCAAGGGAAGTTAGACTTCAAGCTGTTGCATCAGGAGATTAAGGAGGCGAATCAATCGGGGTTGTAG
- the paaD gene encoding 1,2-phenylacetyl-CoA epoxidase subunit PaaD, translated as MERNEAHILELLTAVKDPEIPVLNVVDMGVIRKVDINDDRIVVTITPTYSGCPAMDVISRNVKATLKRAFGEDAEVVSQLSPAWTTDWITDEAREKLREYGIAPPEGKSHDKSQLFAEPKVIACPKCGSKNTTLVSEFGSTSCKAHYKCSDCLEPFDYFKCI; from the coding sequence GTGGAAAGAAACGAAGCACACATCCTTGAATTATTGACCGCGGTCAAAGACCCTGAGATTCCCGTTCTCAACGTTGTTGATATGGGCGTCATCAGAAAGGTTGATATCAATGATGACCGCATCGTAGTTACCATCACCCCAACCTACAGCGGCTGTCCAGCTATGGACGTTATTTCAAGGAACGTTAAGGCCACCCTCAAGCGCGCCTTTGGAGAAGACGCAGAAGTCGTTTCCCAACTCTCCCCAGCATGGACTACCGATTGGATTACCGACGAAGCACGCGAGAAATTACGTGAATACGGCATCGCCCCACCCGAAGGCAAAAGCCACGATAAATCACAACTCTTCGCCGAACCAAAGGTGATCGCTTGTCCAAAATGTGGCTCTAAAAACACCACCCTCGTCTCAGAATTCGGTAGCACCAGCTGCAAAGCACATTACAAGTGTTCTGATTGTTTGGAGCCGTTTGATTATTTTAAGTGCATTTAG
- the paaC gene encoding 1,2-phenylacetyl-CoA epoxidase subunit PaaC, whose amino-acid sequence MEAKLEYTLRIADNALILGQRLGEWCGHGPALEEDIALTNISLDLIGQARSLLTYAGELEGNGRDEDKMAFFRDAHDFRNVLLVEQKNGHFGDTIARQFLFDHFSWLFYDALLKSNDDTLRAIAEKSIKEVTYHRRHSSEWIIRLGDGTEESHAKIQESINELWAFTGEMYTPDKLDQQALADGYGVDLVQLSEYWKQNVAGVLRQATLNVPEDGWMQKGGKKGIHSEHLGYMLAEMQHIPRTYPDAQW is encoded by the coding sequence ATGGAGGCAAAACTCGAATATACCCTACGCATTGCTGACAATGCCTTGATTCTAGGTCAACGCCTAGGAGAATGGTGCGGACACGGCCCAGCACTGGAAGAAGATATTGCCTTGACGAACATTTCGTTAGACCTGATTGGTCAGGCGCGTTCACTCCTCACCTACGCTGGGGAGCTCGAAGGTAACGGTCGCGACGAAGACAAAATGGCTTTCTTCCGGGATGCCCACGACTTCCGAAACGTGTTGTTGGTTGAGCAGAAGAACGGGCACTTTGGAGACACCATCGCACGTCAGTTTTTGTTTGATCACTTTTCATGGCTGTTCTATGATGCGCTATTAAAGAGCAATGATGACACCCTTCGCGCTATCGCGGAAAAGTCGATCAAAGAAGTGACCTACCACCGTCGTCACAGCAGCGAATGGATCATTCGCCTAGGAGACGGGACTGAAGAGAGTCACGCAAAAATTCAGGAAAGCATCAACGAGTTATGGGCCTTTACTGGAGAAATGTACACTCCAGACAAACTAGACCAACAGGCACTTGCTGATGGATATGGAGTTGATCTTGTTCAACTTTCAGAATATTGGAAACAAAATGTAGCCGGCGTTCTTCGTCAAGCTACGCTTAACGTACCTGAAGACGGGTGGATGCAGAAAGGTGGAAAGAAGGGAATCCATTCAGAACACCTTGGATACATGCTCGCAGAAATGCAGCACATCCCACGCACCTACCCTGACGCACAGTGGTAA
- the paaB gene encoding 1,2-phenylacetyl-CoA epoxidase subunit PaaB, with protein MSKKNWPLWEVFIRSRQGLSHKHVGSLHAADAQMAITNARDVYTRRQEGDSIWVVPADEITASSPDEKDALYTPSDDKVYRHPTFYDLPDAVKHM; from the coding sequence ATGAGTAAAAAGAATTGGCCTCTTTGGGAGGTATTCATCCGCAGCCGTCAAGGCTTGAGCCACAAGCACGTTGGTTCTTTGCATGCAGCTGATGCACAAATGGCGATCACTAACGCACGCGACGTATACACTCGTCGTCAAGAAGGCGATAGTATCTGGGTTGTTCCTGCTGACGAAATCACTGCTTCTTCTCCAGACGAGAAAGATGCATTGTACACACCATCTGATGACAAGGTGTACCGTCACCCAACCTTCTACGATCTACCTGACGCGGTGAAACACATGTAA
- the paaA gene encoding 1,2-phenylacetyl-CoA epoxidase subunit PaaA, with protein sequence MEEKNLLERFEAYVAANKKIEPKDWMPDDYRKTLIRQISQHAHSEIVGMLPEGNWITRAPSLKRKAILLAKVQDEAGHGLYLYSACETLGVERDDTLEDLHSGKAKYSSIFNYPTINWADIGAIGWLVDGAAIMNQVPLCKCSYGPYARAMVRVCKEESFHQRQGFQIMLTMAKGTPEQKAMAQDALNRWWWPSLMMFGPTDDNSPNSAKSMKWKIKLFSNDELRQRFIDMTVPQAEVLGLTIPDPDLKWNEERGHYDFGEINWDEFYNVIKGNGPCNKQRVETRRNAYEKGAWVREAAIAHAEKREARKKEAAA encoded by the coding sequence ATGGAAGAGAAAAACTTACTTGAGCGCTTCGAAGCGTATGTAGCGGCAAACAAAAAGATCGAGCCGAAAGACTGGATGCCAGATGATTACCGCAAGACATTGATCCGTCAGATCAGTCAGCATGCCCATTCTGAAATCGTGGGAATGCTTCCAGAAGGTAATTGGATTACACGTGCCCCATCACTGAAAAGAAAGGCCATTCTTTTGGCTAAGGTGCAAGATGAAGCTGGACACGGCCTCTACTTGTATTCTGCATGTGAAACACTCGGGGTGGAACGTGATGATACCTTGGAAGATCTGCACAGCGGAAAAGCGAAGTACTCAAGCATCTTCAATTACCCTACAATTAACTGGGCCGATATCGGCGCGATTGGTTGGTTGGTAGATGGAGCTGCCATCATGAATCAAGTACCATTGTGTAAGTGTTCTTACGGACCTTACGCACGTGCTATGGTTCGTGTGTGTAAGGAAGAAAGCTTCCACCAACGTCAAGGATTCCAGATCATGCTGACCATGGCGAAAGGAACTCCTGAGCAAAAGGCGATGGCACAAGATGCGCTTAACCGCTGGTGGTGGCCATCATTGATGATGTTTGGTCCTACAGACGACAACTCTCCAAACTCTGCGAAAAGCATGAAGTGGAAGATTAAGTTATTCTCGAACGACGAGCTTCGTCAGCGTTTCATTGACATGACTGTTCCTCAAGCAGAAGTATTAGGTCTAACTATTCCAGATCCAGACCTCAAGTGGAATGAAGAGCGCGGACACTACGATTTCGGTGAGATCAATTGGGATGAATTCTACAATGTGATCAAAGGAAACGGTCCGTGTAATAAGCAGCGAGTTGAAACACGTCGCAACGCCTATGAGAAAGGCGCTTGGGTGCGTGAAGCTGCCATTGCACATGCTGAGAAACGCGAGGCACGTAAAAAAGAAGCGGCCGCTTAA
- a CDS encoding DUF4476 domain-containing protein, whose product MFFALSGGTQSFAQCDLKINNPDSLEFRLFIGGASVETEITEMMAIDSVDCGMCLLDIIVIDSLNVHLRTDLNVDTSWTPELQLRNDSLGIRLEVLNPKEQATVDYTAPVATRNSEINVQVFALDGAACAPPATPAQLSRWIGELEKMDFERQRLKYLENLTRQEVCLTTSQIRQLCAYIDDENKRLDFLNASYANCYDRSQFAVLEDLLYLERSKEAFRGIAE is encoded by the coding sequence ATGTTTTTCGCCCTATCGGGCGGAACGCAAAGCTTCGCGCAATGTGATTTGAAGATCAACAACCCTGACTCCCTAGAATTCCGACTATTTATTGGAGGTGCTTCCGTTGAAACGGAGATCACAGAGATGATGGCCATCGATTCTGTTGATTGTGGAATGTGCTTGCTCGACATCATTGTCATAGACAGCTTGAACGTCCACCTGCGCACTGACCTGAATGTAGATACCAGCTGGACTCCGGAGTTACAGCTACGTAATGACTCATTAGGTATCCGCCTTGAAGTACTCAATCCAAAAGAGCAAGCAACAGTAGATTACACTGCTCCGGTTGCTACTCGTAACAGTGAGATTAATGTACAGGTCTTCGCCCTTGATGGTGCGGCTTGTGCTCCACCGGCAACACCAGCCCAACTTTCTCGTTGGATCGGAGAACTCGAAAAAATGGATTTTGAACGTCAGCGCCTCAAATACCTAGAGAACCTGACACGTCAAGAGGTCTGTCTCACCACCTCTCAAATTCGCCAACTCTGCGCATACATCGACGATGAAAACAAGCGCCTAGACTTTCTAAACGCCTCTTACGCCAATTGCTACGACCGTTCTCAATTCGCGGTCTTAGAGGATCTTCTTTATCTGGAACGCTCAAAGGAAGCCTTCCGAGGGATAGCTGAATAG
- a CDS encoding lipopolysaccharide biosynthesis protein, translated as MSTREKFIASFGWQALNVFSQVILQLIFISILARLITKDAFGVMAIALFVVGFIEIFSQIGIGPALIQRKELTKEHINGAFFISLLLGIGFTIALYLVAPLVAAFYEDEVLTSVLRWIGLSFLISALAIVPKSLIIKEMSFKKLFFCSGTAMTIGNLGVGLTLAYSGYDIWAYVFALLAQNTLMTITYWIFHPVKIGTSWNWETTKDMIRYGGGSTLFNMFNYAATKIDVLIVGKFGSTGADAADGRAYDRWSTTGIYDRSAYLMSLPITVLGKLSDSVMFSGLSQLQDDKPKLQRAFLSAIYHIALLVIPGAIFMVFFAEEITILFLGDQYFDAIPIVEILFISVAFRSLIKIADSVVRALDRVYTASGIKAIFFILVGLGTFFALPAGLKGVAWALVGSVAIQFVMMMTLSLKLVDLSWKRLIKKVIPGIILGIFVVIASALAKLINMNIDDMRLLRLFIALFINGGIVLIMAWYLPWLFKQGKDNVLQTIAERIPVKALKARWGRKS; from the coding sequence GTGAGTACCCGCGAAAAATTCATAGCGTCTTTTGGATGGCAAGCACTGAACGTGTTTTCCCAGGTCATCTTGCAGTTGATCTTCATCTCCATCTTGGCGCGTTTGATTACCAAAGATGCTTTTGGGGTCATGGCCATTGCCCTCTTTGTGGTTGGCTTTATTGAGATCTTTTCGCAGATCGGAATTGGTCCGGCGTTGATTCAGCGGAAAGAGTTGACCAAGGAGCATATCAACGGAGCTTTCTTCATCAGCTTGCTCTTGGGTATTGGATTCACCATCGCTCTTTACCTCGTGGCTCCTTTGGTGGCGGCCTTTTACGAGGATGAAGTTTTGACATCTGTCTTGCGTTGGATTGGATTGAGTTTCTTGATTTCCGCGTTAGCGATTGTTCCAAAAAGCTTGATTATCAAAGAAATGAGCTTTAAGAAGCTCTTCTTCTGTTCAGGAACAGCCATGACCATTGGAAACCTTGGGGTGGGTTTGACACTCGCCTATTCAGGTTATGATATTTGGGCTTATGTATTCGCTTTGTTGGCCCAAAACACCTTGATGACCATTACTTACTGGATTTTTCATCCAGTGAAAATAGGGACGAGTTGGAATTGGGAGACGACGAAAGACATGATTCGCTACGGTGGTGGTAGCACCTTGTTCAACATGTTCAACTACGCTGCAACGAAGATCGATGTCTTAATTGTAGGTAAGTTTGGTTCCACAGGAGCTGATGCAGCGGATGGAAGAGCCTATGACCGCTGGTCAACAACCGGTATTTATGACCGTTCGGCTTACTTGATGAGCTTGCCTATCACGGTCTTGGGTAAATTGAGTGATAGCGTCATGTTCAGCGGCTTATCACAACTGCAAGACGACAAACCCAAGCTTCAACGTGCGTTCTTGAGCGCCATCTATCATATTGCATTGTTGGTCATTCCAGGGGCGATTTTCATGGTCTTCTTCGCAGAAGAAATCACCATTCTCTTCCTCGGAGATCAGTACTTTGACGCCATTCCAATTGTTGAGATTCTGTTTATTTCAGTGGCCTTCCGTTCATTGATTAAGATTGCTGATTCTGTCGTTCGCGCACTTGATCGAGTTTACACTGCTAGTGGCATCAAAGCGATCTTCTTTATTTTGGTCGGACTAGGCACCTTCTTTGCTCTCCCAGCTGGACTGAAAGGCGTGGCCTGGGCGCTTGTGGGATCAGTAGCGATTCAATTCGTCATGATGATGACTTTAAGCTTGAAGTTGGTTGACTTGAGTTGGAAACGACTGATCAAAAAAGTCATTCCAGGCATCATCCTTGGAATATTCGTAGTCATCGCTTCCGCGCTAGCGAAACTCATCAACATGAACATCGATGATATGCGCCTGTTGAGACTGTTCATCGCTTTATTCATCAATGGCGGAATTGTGCTGATCATGGCATGGTATCTGCCTTGGTTATTCAAACAGGGCAAGGATAATGTGCTTCAAACCATCGCCGAACGCATTCCGGTAAAAGCATTGAAAGCACGTTGGGGAAGGAAATCGTAA
- the rny gene encoding ribonuclease Y has product MDIMTIVVGVAGVIIGAGLAYLLYTKLLQKRAEVIVEEAEEKGETIKQQKLLQAKEKFLALKEEHSKEIKKKNRELQSAKDKVKSKEAQLSKQIESNKRKQQEVDKIKQNLDNQLQVVSKKQSDLEKSHQKSVALLEDISGLSADDAKKALMEELKEEARSMASVQVQEILDEAKLKANQDAKRIVIQSIQRVATEHAIENSVSVFNIENDDIKGRIIGREGRNIRALEAATGVEIIVDDTPEAIILSCFDPVRREVARLAMHQLVSDGRIHPARIEEVVNKTRKNIEEEIMEVGKRAAIDLGIHNLNSALIRMVGRMKYRSSYGQNLLKHSREVANLCAVMAAELGLDAKAAKRAGLLHDIGKVSDEESELPHAILGMKLAEKYGEKKDVCNAIGAHHDEIEMTTLISPIIQVCDAISGARPGARREVVESYIQRLKDLENLALEYDGVTKSYAIQAGRELRVIVESEKVSDERADQLSFDISQKIQNEMTYPGQVKITVIREKRSVNYAR; this is encoded by the coding sequence ATGGATATTATGACTATTGTAGTTGGAGTAGCGGGTGTCATTATTGGCGCCGGACTGGCCTACCTCCTCTACACAAAGTTGCTTCAGAAACGAGCTGAAGTGATCGTCGAAGAAGCCGAAGAAAAAGGTGAAACGATCAAACAACAAAAACTTCTTCAAGCCAAAGAGAAGTTCCTCGCACTCAAAGAGGAGCACTCGAAAGAAATCAAAAAGAAAAACCGAGAGCTTCAGTCTGCAAAAGACAAGGTAAAGAGCAAAGAGGCTCAACTTTCTAAGCAGATAGAATCTAACAAGCGTAAACAACAAGAAGTAGACAAGATCAAGCAGAACCTTGACAACCAACTTCAAGTTGTATCTAAGAAGCAATCAGATCTCGAAAAATCACATCAGAAATCAGTAGCTCTTCTTGAAGACATCAGCGGACTAAGCGCAGATGATGCTAAGAAGGCTTTGATGGAAGAGCTGAAAGAAGAAGCACGCAGCATGGCTTCTGTGCAAGTTCAAGAGATTCTTGACGAAGCAAAACTCAAAGCAAATCAAGACGCGAAGCGTATCGTTATTCAATCGATTCAACGAGTAGCTACGGAGCATGCGATTGAGAATTCGGTTTCGGTTTTCAATATTGAGAATGACGATATCAAAGGACGCATCATTGGACGTGAAGGACGAAACATTCGCGCGCTTGAGGCAGCTACTGGAGTTGAGATCATTGTAGATGATACTCCAGAAGCGATCATCCTTTCTTGTTTTGACCCTGTTCGCCGGGAGGTTGCTCGCTTGGCGATGCACCAGTTGGTGAGCGATGGTCGTATCCACCCTGCACGTATTGAAGAGGTAGTAAACAAGACACGCAAGAACATCGAAGAAGAGATCATGGAGGTAGGTAAACGTGCCGCTATTGACCTTGGAATCCACAACTTGAATTCTGCGTTGATTCGCATGGTAGGACGTATGAAGTACCGTTCTTCTTACGGACAAAACCTTCTCAAGCACTCTCGTGAAGTAGCAAACCTTTGTGCGGTAATGGCCGCAGAGCTTGGTCTAGACGCCAAGGCTGCGAAACGTGCTGGTCTTCTCCACGATATCGGTAAGGTTTCAGACGAAGAATCTGAACTTCCACACGCAATTTTGGGGATGAAACTCGCTGAGAAATATGGTGAGAAGAAAGACGTGTGCAACGCCATTGGTGCTCACCACGATGAGATTGAGATGACGACCCTCATCTCTCCTATCATTCAGGTTTGTGATGCCATCTCTGGTGCACGTCCTGGAGCTCGTCGCGAAGTAGTAGAAAGCTACATTCAGCGTTTGAAAGATCTCGAAAACCTTGCCCTTGAATACGACGGGGTAACCAAGTCATACGCCATCCAAGCCGGACGTGAACTACGTGTGATCGTAGAAAGCGAGAAGGTAAGCGATGAACGCGCAGATCAGCTATCATTCGATATCTCTCAGAAGATTCAGAATGAAATGACCTACCCAGGTCAAGTGAAGATCACGGTGATTCGTGAGAAGCGTTCGGTGAATTACGCTAGATAA
- a CDS encoding cell division protein ZapA: MSELSIKVKIAGRQFPLTIPREEEEMVRKAAKMVDEQFRFFTENYAVQDRADLLAMVALQMATSAVKAKQNSEDPAQTAALQEISDLLSDALS; encoded by the coding sequence ATGAGTGAATTGTCAATCAAGGTGAAGATCGCCGGCCGCCAGTTCCCACTCACGATACCACGTGAGGAGGAAGAGATGGTGCGCAAGGCTGCCAAGATGGTTGACGAGCAGTTCCGGTTCTTTACTGAGAACTACGCCGTGCAAGACCGAGCTGACCTGCTTGCCATGGTGGCACTGCAGATGGCTACTTCCGCCGTCAAGGCGAAACAGAACTCCGAAGACCCTGCACAGACTGCCGCGTTACAGGAGATCAGCGATCTACTTTCCGATGCCCTCTCCTGA